The genome window ACGGGATTCAAGACCAGCGGTGGCGCCCGGGGCATCGCGCAGGCAACGACCCGGGCCGTGGTCTTGTCGTTCATGCTGATTCTGGTGGCCGATTATTTCCTCACCAGGATTCTGATGTAGCTAAGAGGATTGACCTGTCGGGAGACGGGGGGGAGAGTTCATGGCGCTGTCGACTGAAAAGAAAGTGGGTTTTTTCTTCATGGCCGGATTGGTGGTCCTGGGGGTGATGCTCGAATTGGGCGAGCGGTGGAACCCCTTTGAGAAGAGCATCCCCTATGTGACCTATCTTTCGAGCACCACCGGCCTCAAGGTGGGAGACCCTGTTCGCCTGGCCGGTGTTGAGGTCGGGAAGATTACCCGGATCGATATCGAGGACGGCAGAGTGAAGGTCGGTTTCGAGGTCAAACCCGGGACCCGGATCAGAACCGATTCAGTGGCGACCATCCGGCTGACGAACCTTCTGGGGGGGCAGTTTCTGGGGATTTCCTTCGGTACTCAGACCGCTGACATCCTTGCGCCGGGCTCCGAGGTGAAGAGCAGGGAAATTGCCAATATTGACATCATCGTCGACAACGTGAGCGATCTGACCAAAGATGCGCGGACGTTCCTCAACGATCTGAACACCAACCAGAACGAGGTGTTGGGGAAAATCTCGACCATGCTCGACGAAAACAGGGGGAATCTCAAGGGCGCGGTCCAGAATCTCAACAGCATCACCGCAAAGATGGACCGGGGCGAAGGCTCACTTGCAATGCTGCTGAATGACAAGGCCCTCTATCACAACACCAACGAGCTCGCTGCGAGCCTCAAGACCGTCACCGCGAAGATAGAGCGGGGCGAGGGTTCGCTGGGCAAGCTGGTAAACGAGGATGCGCTGTATGTCGAAGCCAAGGGGGCATTGGCCGAGTTGAATGCCGGCGCCAAGGATATCAAGGAAATCGCGGCCAAGATCAACAAGGGTGAGGGGAGCGTCGGCAAGCTCGTCAATGATGAGACTCTTTACAACGAGCTGCGTGACGCCTCCAGAAACATCAGTGACGTGGCACGCAAAATCAACGAGGGGCAGGGCACCCTTGGCAAGCTGGTGAACGATGACAAGCTCTACCGTGATACCGCCGCCGCCATGAAGAAACTGGACAAGGCAGCCGACGGCCTCTCCGATTCGGGGCCGATCTCGGTGCTTGGAAGTGTTGTCGGCACGCTGTTTTAACGGGTACTAGCTGGAGCAATACTGTAATGACGTGAGCGCGGAGCCGTGTGGTGCGGCTCCGCGTTTGTTCGTCAGGAGGAACTATGGAAGACGTTCTGCGAATCGCGGTGGGAACCGTGACCATGCGGCCCTACGTATTTGCCTTTTTTGCAGCGTACCTGGTGGCGGCGGTGCCGCACCTCGGCTGGCGCAAGACCCTGTTGTTCACCGCGGCCGGCTATCTGATTTCCTTTGCGTCCGAGTTCAGCTCCATCAATACGGGAATACCCTACGGCTGGTACTATTACATCGACGCGACCCGCGATCGTGAGCTGTGGATCGCCGGGGTACCGTTTTTCGATTCCCTTTCCTACGTGTTTCTTGCCTACTGCAGCTATGCCACCGCACTGTTCGTTGTGTCACCGGTCAAGGCGTGGCGATGGGATGTCGTTACGCTCGAATCGCGGTCTATCCGGGGATCCTTTGCGGTTCTCTTTCTCGGCTCCCTGTTTCAGGTCTTCCTCGACATTATCATCGATCCGGTGGCCCTCCAGGGGTATCGCTGGTTCCTGGGCCAGATTTACGGTTACCGGGAGCCCGGCATCCATTTCGGCGTTCCGCTCTCGAACTACGTGGGATGGTGGGTCGTGAGCGTGATCATGGTGTTCGTCCTGCAGCGGATAGATCTATGGAGCGAAGGGAAGGGAGGGAAGCCCGCAGGGGTAGCCAATCCGCCCCTGCGCTCGCTCTACGGGCCGATCCTCTATCTGTCGGTGCTCGTCTTTAACCTGGCAGTGACCCTCTGGCTCGGTGAATACCTCATTGCGCTGACCGGGATGCTGATCTATGTCCTGGCGGGTTCAATTGCGATTGTTACCATTGTGCGCCGGACCAACCGCTACCGGAAGGAGGAGCTGGCCGAGCATCTGAGTGATTATCCCTGGTCCGCCGTATCGGGACGCAGCGCAAAAGAGTAGGATCGGGGGGACGCGGTAATGGCAGGCAGCGTTTCCGCCAGCGCGATGACGGCCGCGGCCAGCAGTGTGCCGGCCCGTCTCGATGAACGCGCCAGCCTGACGAGCTGCGGCATGATCCAGGGTTTTCGGAGCAGGGTGGCCATGACCCGGTGCGGCCTGATATTCAGGCCGGCATCGGTAAATTCGTCCAGCGAAAAGCCGAACTCTTCCCCGGCATCGTCGGTAATGGCCCGCAAAGCCAGGAGCGGGATGCCGTGCCGGGCGGCAACGCCCGCCACGGCGGCCGTTTCCATGTCGAGCACCGGTGATGTCACAGCGGCCGGAATCAGTGGCGCGACGAGATGTTTGGCGAGGATTGTGCCGGCGGTAATGACGGTGCCGGCGGTCAATGCAACGGAGGTGCGCTGTGCCAGGGACTTCATGGCACTGGCGGCGAGGGGGGCGTCTATCCCGGCTGCGGGGGTGAAATCCCTTCCGTCATAGTTCAGGCACCCGGTTCCCATCACCAGGTCGCCGACCGACAATCCCGGCAGCACGCCGCCTCCGAATCCGAATGAGACGACCACGTCGGGGCAGGCCAGCCCGACAAGCCGCTCCGCCGCCGATTCCGCCCGCTCCGGCCCCATGCCCGACTGGGCGAGCCAGATAGCCGCATCGCCCATCTGTGCGCGCCAGATGGGAAAGGGCTGGTGCGCAAGCAGTGTTGCCCCGCGCAAGAGGCGCAGCAGGGGGCGGGTTTCGTCCGGCATGGCAGCCATGAGGCCGATGGTTATGGGGGGCATGACCGGTCTCCGCATGAAGGTGAATGAGGGCACTCTATCAGAGCTGGTGCGCCCCGGGCAACGCATTT of Geobacter anodireducens contains these proteins:
- a CDS encoding ABC transporter substrate-binding protein, with amino-acid sequence MALSTEKKVGFFFMAGLVVLGVMLELGERWNPFEKSIPYVTYLSSTTGLKVGDPVRLAGVEVGKITRIDIEDGRVKVGFEVKPGTRIRTDSVATIRLTNLLGGQFLGISFGTQTADILAPGSEVKSREIANIDIIVDNVSDLTKDARTFLNDLNTNQNEVLGKISTMLDENRGNLKGAVQNLNSITAKMDRGEGSLAMLLNDKALYHNTNELAASLKTVTAKIERGEGSLGKLVNEDALYVEAKGALAELNAGAKDIKEIAAKINKGEGSVGKLVNDETLYNELRDASRNISDVARKINEGQGTLGKLVNDDKLYRDTAAAMKKLDKAADGLSDSGPISVLGSVVGTLF
- a CDS encoding nucleosidase; protein product: MPPITIGLMAAMPDETRPLLRLLRGATLLAHQPFPIWRAQMGDAAIWLAQSGMGPERAESAAERLVGLACPDVVVSFGFGGGVLPGLSVGDLVMGTGCLNYDGRDFTPAAGIDAPLAASAMKSLAQRTSVALTAGTVITAGTILAKHLVAPLIPAAVTSPVLDMETAAVAGVAARHGIPLLALRAITDDAGEEFGFSLDEFTDAGLNIRPHRVMATLLRKPWIMPQLVRLARSSRRAGTLLAAAVIALAETLPAITASPRSYSFALRPDTADQG